ctgtatagcggagcgacatccacttacccgcttttttttataaataattattatataatagttgataaccaacgattttatttgttaaacattttgGCTTTTATGCAAAGTATGGTGGGTGGGTAGACCTTCTCCCCATAAAAAAGGGAGGGATATTTTTgttggtaataatttatttggttatattttaaGATACCGCTAATATAAGATTAAGCTTATATTTTGGTGAGCCGTGGAGACAATTGTAACAAGGTGTATAATAGGTAATTCCTTATATTTCCTCGTGGATATTATATTGGATGAGTACCATATAGACATAATGTAGTTtctttataatttctatattttattattatataatatattttaagtgcgACGTATACAAATTGTACAGGGTTTCGTGCACGTGTCAACAGCTTATTCGCACTGTCCGAGGAGTGTAATCAAAGAAGAATTCTATCACGTACCAATCACGGCTAAagaactaaaaaatgtaattgttgaCGAGGAATTATCTTTGaagtaaaatatgacaatatattatatttgttgaaaaataaacttcattctcttattttgattaatttaataatgtaaaatgtgaACAATAGAGTTCTGGAAGATTGGCCCAATACGTACACTTTTACAAAAGCAGTCACGGAAAATATGATACTAACCAACGGAAATCACTTGCCGATATCAATATTTCGTCCGTCGATTAGTAAGAATAATAGGGTTCATTTTTATCGctgaaaagtatatattataataggtgttAACGCGTTTCTTCTGAATtctgattttattatttgaatattttgactAAAGATTATGTATCAAATTATGGTGTTTATTGTACCCATGGCTAAATATGAATACACGTGAATtgtatcaatttaatattattacagtcggATGCACGAAATCTGAACCAGAACCTGGCTGGTTGGATAACATGAACGGACCAACAGGTTTGGTTACCGGAGTCTTGGTTGGATTTTTGAGGACGGTACCAAACATCGGGAGCAATATAACAGATATTATCCCTGCCGATTACACCGTCAACGCATTGATTAGCGTCATGTGGGACACAGTTAACAGGTGTGCAATGACatcaaaaatattcattgtGCGTGCACAcgcaatgtttaaaataatattacaataactgttttgataattttcagACACAAACAGTCGAACGGAGTGAACAAGGTaccgaaaatatataattacgttTCATGTGTCGAAAGTCCTTTGACATGGGGTAGATATATCAGAGAAATGCACGATCAATATTACGTAGCTCCTCCTTTGCAATCGATGTGGtacggtttttatattttctatacgaATTTAATGGTCGgaagtattttgagatttttcttACACCGAATACCAGGCGCATTTATGGacttattattgattttgtgtGGTAAATCTCCCAAGTAAGTTATGATTACTTTGTTTAttggatataaattatattagaaattttaaatttttgcagCTAttgcttgaaaatgtattacaaggtTTTTTTAAAAGAAGTTCATACCTATTCAGTGGCGTAGAAAAGGGGGGTGACGTGGGGGTAAAAGTTTTGAGAGGGTGGtggtttttccaattttcccctCCCATTTAGCTTGTCGTTTTTTTTAATCCACCTTTCAGAAATCATGTTTACACATTACACCACCGTACCTATTATACTGATACCAAAAaatcttaacaatatttaaatatttgctcAACATTAacggtttttattatattttggatctagttgttggtacttttgggaggtcaaaatgaaaaattcctagtcattttaaaaataattcggaaaaaccaaaaacaggaatttttacgcaaatctAGTTTTCGActaaacttaattaatttttttttgtttatttcaaaaataatatattaccgttagctttaaatttttattaaatatttggatttattaaacatgaaataattttcaaaaatttcagaTTTTTTTGTTCTAGACATTtgacttttttagttttttcttttttaatttacatgcaaatgatttcatttttctttgtgtgtataaaatttgataatttaacacAAGGTTCATTGTAAGTTGTTTTtacagaaatttaaaatttcttgtatctataggtacattgtaactatttttttttataagaattcaaAGTTTTTACGACATTGGATATtggaatgtataataattattaattatttatcctcgacttgttattttgttatcattcaaaaattttttttttgataatatttcaaatttactattgatttattatttttattcaataattcaataatattatgcattttctTAGCCCTTAGGTACTTAATATGTTGGCTTATggaaatgattaatattaaatgtattattattatttagaatgtTGAGGATGTATGCGAAAACAGAAAATATGATCGATCTACTTTATGATTTTTCCATAAGACAATGGATATTTGACAATAGCAATTCAAGAGAATTGTGGTTGTTGCTAAGTCATGATGACCGGGAAATGTTTCGGTTCAGCTTACAGGAATTTGATTGGAAACCATATATAAAAAGCTATTATTACGGGATCAGGAGACATGTACTGCTCGAAGACCTAAGCAACGTTGAGAAGGCAACGTCTAAAAATCGACAGTACGATATTGTGGTTACCAGCTTTTCCTCTCACtgtcttttaaattatagtttttatgatgttttctattaagaggacgtgctacccgcatgtgttgtctctgtcttacaaatgtacacaCTTAGCCAAAAACGGTTTTGCGCGTAATAACTTTACtccctctgtatttatagtagaattacaaAAATTCCACAAAGCATATGGAAAAACTTTGTCTGTGatgtagtgtttttatttttttgataacataaatacaattaaagttattagtttgagaaaattaggttttttttgtttttttttgatttaattattaaaaatgattgtttagtgttatcaaaaaaatttggtAAGTGTACTATAAATACTGAGAGAG
The Metopolophium dirhodum isolate CAU chromosome 7, ASM1992520v1, whole genome shotgun sequence DNA segment above includes these coding regions:
- the LOC132949789 gene encoding fatty acyl-CoA reductase wat-like, translated to MESSIAGSFGNGIVFITGSTGFLGKMLAEKLLRCCSVNSIAILVRSKKGLSASQRVEDMYKKSLFDRLRSEKSDFMQSIRIIDGHLDDSSMGLSSSDREWMIENVNFVFHCAATIKFNEPLELASKINIQGTEHVLELASQMKNLKGFVHVSTAYSHCPRSVIKEEFYHVPITAKELKNVIVDEELSLKVLEDWPNTYTFTKAVTENMILTNGNHLPISIFRPSIIGCTKSEPEPGWLDNMNGPTGLVTGVLVGFLRTVPNIGSNITDIIPADYTVNALISVMWDTVNRHKQSNGVNKVPKIYNYVSCVESPLTWGRYIREMHDQYYVAPPLQSMWYGFYIFYTNLMVGSILRFFLHRIPGAFMDLLLILCGKSPKMLRMYAKTENMIDLLYDFSIRQWIFDNSNSRELWLLLSHDDREMFRFSLQEFDWKPYIKSYYYGIRRHVLLEDLSNVEKATSKNRQLLWLHRLCVVLTIYAVLQLCWTFIKCTF